The stretch of DNA CACCGGGAAAACTATGAATAATTACAGAATCTTTTACGGAACttataaaatagaaaatgtCAAAAGTTATAAGTAACTTGGACTCCACTTTTGCCCTTATGGAAATTTTAATTTGGCTAAGGAGGAGCTCAAAAAAGTAGCATTAAAAGCGATGTTCAAgttaagaaaagaaatgggAGAGCACTTCAGACAAGATATCAAACTAACTCTCCGCCTTTTTGACACCTTGATACAACCAATCCTACTTTATGGAAGCGAAATATGGGGAGCGGACTACAAGGGAAAGTTAGAAAAAGATCCAATAGAAATGGTCCACACCAAGTTTCTAAAATGGCTTCTCGGCGTAAACCGATACTGTAGCTCGAACGCGTGTAGGGCTGAATTAGGACGATTCCCTCTCAGAAGAAAAGCAAAGTGTAGAGCGATCAAACTTTGGCTTAAACTTTCAAACAACAATGGGAATAACGAAAAACTCTCCCGCAAAGCATTCGCTACCATATCTAATTATGAAAACAAGAACTTTTGGCatagaaaaattaaacaaatactAGACCTTGCGGGTAGGAGCGATATTTGGCTGACTGACACAAACACTCCCGAAGCAACTTACAGTTTTCTTCAACAAAGGCTTTATGACATCGAACAACAGACATGGCTTAGCTCTATTCAAAATGACAACAGAAAAGACCaagaacaaaagaacaaattGCGTACGCTCAGAAAGTTTAAACTGTCCCACAATTTAGAAGATTATCTAACGGACGTAAAAAATATTGACCATAGGATTGCCCTTACTAAATTCAGGCTAAGCAATCATAAGCTAGCAATTGAAACTGGAAGGTATGAAAAGCCATATAAACAACCTAACGAAAGAAAATGCTTAGTATGCCAGACAGGTAAAGTGGAGGATGAAGAGCATTTTCTGTTAGAATGTCCGGCCTATAAAGATGATCGGGATAATTTACTGGATTTCCTTAAAACGCATGCAGGTATCAATGTTAGACACCAtgccaacaaagaaaataacttCGTCAGAATTATGGGATTGAGCCGGAATGAAAACGTGAATCGGCGCTTAGcgaaacatatttttgaatGTATGAAGGCAAAAAATGTGAAGCTTGATGATTACGTACGGTGACGTCACCTAATCAttcgaaacaagaaaaaaatgcagagggcaaagtaagaaaaacatattatttGTGGATTTACGCCGATGTAAATGTTTTATAAGGTGCCATGAATaaaatctatctatctatcgtgggggagggggagggggtataccACGCAGtacgtgggggagggggagggggtataccACGCAGtacgtgggggagggggtataccaccctccccctcccccacgtaCTGCGTggtataccccctccccctcccccacgtaCCGCGTggtataccccctccccctcccccacgtaCTGCGTggtataccccctccccctcccccacgtaCCGCGTggtataccccctccccctcccccacgtaCCGCGTggtataccccctccccctcccccacgtaCCGCGTggtataccccctcccccacgtaCCGCGTggtataccccctccccctcccccacgtaCCGCGTCgtattccccctccccctacccaACGTAACGCGTggtataccccctccccctcccccacgtaCCGCGTggtataccccctcccccacgtaCCGCGTggtataccccctccccctcccctacgtACCGCGTggtataccccctccccctcccccacgtaCCGCGTcgtataccccctccccctcccccacgtaCCGCGTggtataccccctccccctcccccacgtaCCGCGTggtataccccctcccccacgtaCCGCGTggtataccccctccccctcccccacgtaCCGCGTggtataccccctccccctcccccacgtaCCGCGTggtataccccctcccccacgtaCCGCGTggtataccccctccccctcccccacgtaCCGCGTggtataccccctccccctcccccacgtaCCGCGTggtataccccctccccctcccccacgtaCCGCGTcgtataccccctccccctcccccacgtaCCGCGTggtataccccctccccctcccccacgtaCCGCGTggtataccccctcccccacgtaCCGCGTggtataccccctcccccacgtaCCGCGTggtataccccctccccctcccccacgtaCCGCGTCGtataccccctccctctcccccacGTACCGCGTggtataccccctccccctcccccacgtaCCGCGTggtataccccctccccctcccccacgtaCCGCGTggtataccccctccccctccccgaCGTACCGCGTggtataccccctcccccacgtaCCGCGTggtataccccctccccctcccccacgtaCCGCGTGGTATGCCGCTGAAGAGCCTCCTCTTGCTTGTTTAGCTGTTTCTTGACGGAGGAAATCTCCTCGTGAATCTTGAAAAGCTGAAATTGCACGGTTCACTCAGACTCAAGATAGCCGTGTCGTAGAAAAAATAACACaatttttctactttttgaAATTACTCTGAGGCCTTCACTCAGAAAAAACCTGAGGAATTAGCGTGACTGCCGTGACAGTCACGTCAGTTATTGTGACGTGACAGTTTTACGTGACAAAATCTCACGATGATTCAGCGCATGTAATAATAGTTTAAGAATCAAGGAGGACCCTTACCTGGATATTCCAATTGGTGTTTTCATCTGCAGATTTCCTGGTCTTTCGTATGTCGGGTTTTGCCCCAGGATGTGAAACCCGGAGGTCATGTAAGCTCCCTACAATCAATCAATCGATTATCAATATACATTTCCTTGTTTTATCAATCATTTAATCATCTATTTTACATTTACTTATTTTACATGATTCATTCAATCATCTATTTcacatttctttattttacatCAATTAATCGATCATTTATTTCACATTTCTTTAAAGTAAATCGATAAACAGAAATGCAGCATGAATGGACGTCGCTGTTTTGAAGatggaataataataataataataataataataataataataataataataataataataataataataataataataataataataataatattaatattaataataataatagattATTCTATGCATAAGCAATAAAATGGAGCTATCTTGAATAGGATAGTAGaatcatgatcatcaccagCAGCCATCATTATCCGATCACCCTCCAATAATTTACCTTTGCTGTCAGCATCagcaatcatcatcatcaccaccatcatcatcattatcaactgTCATCATCCTCCAATAATTCACCTAGTTGCTGTCATCagcaatcatcatcataagcAATAATctgcatcatcattatcaaccatcatcatcggaTCATCATGTAGCTTACCTTTGCTGTGTCCGAGTTTGTGGTTAATGAAGTCAAACACGTCGCTAGCTTTACCCTGCAAAACAGAATGGCAGGCAGATTAAAACAGTCTCTAGACATCAAGAACAATGTCGGCCGATGTTGGCGCTTTAAAGTTCTTTTAATTAATTCCATGGTGTTTGGGAAAAGGAGTGTGCAACCAAGATCCGCAAAGACAACCTTTCTAAGGTAAAACATACCTGGGAAGCTGAAGTAGTTGACGCAACaactaactttttcttctttcttttgaaAGGCTCTTTTAGTTTGTTCTTCTCTCTAAGCTCGGCGCATTTATCAAGCGATTTTCCTGACCATAGGAAAGCATTAAGCACTTTTATTAACATATGTCATCTATGTCAACAAATGTCTTCGATGTCACCCTTGTTGCCAGTGTTTCTCACACCACCGATGAAACGAGAGCCAAAAAGAATGACGAACAAATGTTGTTGGGGGAGAGGTTGGGGGAGGATTTGAATAAGGGAGGGGTACAGTGTACAGTCCCAGACCCCAAGCTGTCTCAAGGTTAATTTCCAAGGACAAAAGAATGCCTGGGGTCAAGGTAGCACGGCAGAATGCGTTTCTCTTTAACATGCGACAACAACTCttacgaaaataaaccactttttattttcgtaataATCTCAATTGCGCCTTAGATAAAAACACATTCCGCCGTGCACCTTAGCTTGGGTGTAGTCTAAGGATGAGTAGTCATGTGATCAGAGACTCGCCCTGGGGTAATACCACGACTTCTATTGGCTCTACTCTCCCTTACTCATCCTGGGGTAATACCACGACTTTTACTCTCCCTTACTTATCCTGGGGTAATACCACGACTTCTATTGGCTCTACTCTCCCTTACTTACCCTGGGGTAATACCACCGCATCTATTGGCTCTACTCTCCCTTACTTACCCTGGGGTAATACCACGACTTCTATTGACTCTACTCTCCCTTACTGATCCTGGGGTAATACCACTACTTCTATTGGCTCTACTCTCCCTTACTGATCCTGGGGTAATTCCACGACTTCTATTGGCTCTACTCTCCCTTACTCACCCTGAGGTAATACCACGACTTCTTTTGGCTCTACTTTCCCTTACTCACCCTGGGGTAATACCACGACTTCTACTGGCTCTACTCTCCCTTACTTACCCTGAGGTAATACCATGACTTCTATTGGCTCTTTACTCACCCTGGGGTGATATCACGACTTCTATTGGCTCTTTACTCACACTGGGGTAATACCACGACTTCTATTGGCTCTACTCTCCCTTACTTATCATGGGGTAATACCACGACTTCTATTGGCTCTACTCTCCCTTACTCATCCTGGGGTAATACCACGACTTCTATTGGCTCTACTCTCCCTTACTCACCCTGGTGTAATACCACGACTTCTATTGGCTCTACTCTCCCTTACTGATCCTGGGGTAATTCCACGACTTCTATTGGCTCTACTCTCCCTTACTCACCCTGAGGTAATACCACGACTTCTTTTGGCTCTACTTTCCCTTACTCACCCTGGGGTTATACCACGACTTCTACTGGCTCTACTCTCCCTTACTTACCCTGAGGTAAAACCATGACTTCTATTGGCTCTTTACTCACCCTGGGGTGATATCACGACTTCTATTGGCTCTTTACTCACACTGGGGTAATACCACGACTTCTATTGGCTCTACTCTCCCTTACTTATCATGGGGTAATACCACGACTTCTATTGGCTCTACTCTCCCTTACTCATCCTGGGGTAATACCACGACTTCTATTGGCTCTACTCTCCCTTACTCACCCTGGTGTAATACCACGACTTCTATTGGCTCTACTCTCCCTTACTCACCCTGGGGTAATACCACGACTTCTATTGGCTCCACTCTCCCTTCTCCATCCTTTCCTAGGCCTTTGCTGAttttaagaaaaagaaaattaaataaaaaagatataatATTTAGAATTCTTATAGTTCAAATTAACATTGCATTCATGATGAATAACGCTTCATCAATGGAGGGATTAACTCCCTCACTGAAGATGGTACCACGGGCCAGCATCCCCAAGTGTGATAAGACAAGACTTTCAGTACGTACTCCGAGAAAGTTAGGGTTTTTACGCTCACTTTTTATTGCCTTACCCGAATATGTATCCCATTTTAGCCATCAACTTGGAACCAATACCCTGTATATGAAGATAATGGGGAGATAAACAAAGAATGTCATTTTTCATCcttcaccattaccatcaccattctCATAATGACACAGTTATCGACATAGTCATCCCTAACACCACAACCCATCACccccacaatcatcatcactaacaaCACCAAACcgtcatcaatatcatcatcatcaccatcaccatatcTTCCTCAGATATATCTGATATTGACGTACCTTAGTGTGTTGTTCCCAGTCCCCAAGAGAGGACAAAGCCCCCGTGGGCTTCCATGCATATcgaatgacgtcatcatcTTGTTCAATAGCTGctttgctgctgctgctgtcgCCAGTATCTGATTGGCTGTCAGATTCAGAGTCACTTTCTACCTCTTCAGGGCCTAAGGTTGATATCAAACATGTAGACATTCACACCTCACCCAGATGGAAATAAAGAAAGCACTCAAAATGAGCTTAGCAAGAACCTATTGTGCAccaataaacattttttttaattagagAGCAATTTCCTTGTGCAAAAAtattaaatgtaataactggaCATGACATCATGAGCTTTACATAGAGCCTGTCAGCTTGTTAGCACACTAGATGATTTTGAAGATTGTGTGATTTGAATTTCACAAAAAATTGTGTCCCACATAGTCGGTACCTAAGGGGTAGATATCATCTAGAGGGAGGGTTGCATCTGTGTTGTATGTCTCGTAGTGAATCAAAAACTCATGAGACTCATGCTTGATTGAtctgtcaacaaaatatataatatgatTTACAACTGTACAGAATTCATTGTACAGTATTCATTTACACTGACAGACAAATGATGGGTAAGCCGGCAAAGATCAAGAAGAGTACAGTTATTTGTATGGTTCCCTGAACACTGGTAGTTCCAGACATACTTTAAAAAAGGACTGACAAATTAGAGATGAACATGAAAAGGGGTGGATacacaaataataaaatatcaaaaaaatCCCCAATAATGTACCAAAAATTCATCTCAATTACAGTAGCTGTGGATAGACGCTGAATCTATCACCATCCTGGATATGCTTTTGATAGTGGtggaagttttttttcaactAGAAAGAAAGGGTGGTGCTCAGCTATCGTATGACTTGTTTTCAGGGTGTGTGCATTAAAATATGATATGAAAAAACTAACATAAAGGCAATTCTGCCATGAGGAAGGACATCTTTTTGATGTGGGGGTGGATGTGTCTGTACAGATCACCCTACATAGCCAGATGCTCTACCTGCTTATAGAGTATGACTTACTTGATCGTTGAGTTGTACCATACTCCATCACTATACCGTGCCAGGCATCTTTGACCTGCCTTGACTGAACTACACATAGAAACAGGCATAAGGACAGCTTTGTTTATTCACATGACTCAATTTTAAAGGAGCACTAGTACATTTGTACTAAAACAATCAATAAAAATGCAACTAAGTGTATtaaaacaagtaaataataatctTCTTAACTTCACCCAAAGTGTAATACtgagaaagaaaacaatttggAAATGCTTAATTTGCAGCTAGGATCTATTAGTTTTAATATATTCTATTTCAAATGTTCATTAAACACACAGCCTGTAcgaaaacttgaaaaaaactAATTCCAGTCCATTTCCGTCCCTTTTATGTGAGGCCTCCAAATGCATTACTGTATAACACCTGAAAGATCTACTGTAATagatgtttttgttattaaacATGACTTTGACTGTTTCCAAGCTTTCTGTGTAAAGGGAGGTATGTTTAAGGAGTAAATGGTGCCTTTCTTTGGTTGTTTATAACTGAATTTGTTGTTGCCCGACCTCAGCGAATAcaaaatccttgtcttgtTCGGGAATAGCGCAAAGTCAATCATTCGCCTAAACCAATCGATGACTTTCATGTTCTTACTGTCGCAtcataaaccatttgactgcacGCAGCAAGGAATTGATTGGTCACggtggtatgattgactacacgctattcccaaacaatAAAAGGATTTTAATTCTTTGACAGTCGCACAACAACGGATTCAGCAATATCACTGCACCACTGCAATAGAGACGTTTGGGTGTTGCCCGCAATACAGCTGGGTGAGGGTGGAGACTAAGGGATGAAGGCTAAAGCATATACCACGCACTGTGGACAATGAAGGATTGCCTTTTTAAATGAAACATGAGAATCACCCATcagacagggcttctggaattacggggaaaaaaactcaaaattacgtgggattctttgctaaattacgtggaattaatcattacgcgctaaattatgCTGGATTTTGCCAtacatttttaatttaaaaatcaaaattttgtggGATTCTTTACTGTTTTATGCAcaaaattacacggaatagcAACTGTTACctccaaactacattttgtaccgaaggaaagcacgaaataacttgaaaaggttaattttttgcgcgaaaatatcttaaGCGAGTTTccagccaccagccaattaaaaaaggtattttattaccagtcctaggccttcgcagtttagcaaagaacgcctagtcattttatttgttttcgaaattcagttcgaaatagcGCACTCTTACGGAGAatatctttcttttttttacgagaaatagaggtaagaaccctaaaagaacacatcagctgtgcaataaaatgttttgtctttaaaaatttagccaaattacacgggattacgcggaaatttgtggattatgcggattacgcggagaaagccaaattacgtgcTTCCACACAAGTgcataattccagaagccctgatcCCAGCCTCTCTTTCAAGCCATCGCTATCCATCGCTAGGTCTAGTTGGCACTTACAGAAAAGAGCTGCAAATCGGGACTACATCCACCTCTTCTTACCTGAAATCTGGCTCCTTAAACGGCTTCAAATGCTCAACATCAACCAGATATCCATGagaaaacctgaaaaatgGTCAAACAGCAACAAACAAGCTGGGGTTTACCATCCTCCTAGTACATAAGGACAGAAAGTGATGATAATAACAAAGTGAGCGTAGTAAtcacaataaaaaatgaagTAGCCCAGCTTGATGTTCTCATGCATGCCAACATGCTTAGGACTGGAAGTACGGCtcaattcaaagaaaattgaaaaatactATTAGCTAAACCCAAACTTTCTGATAGCCTTTTTATGTCACTTCAACAATAATATTTGTTTATGATTTGATTCCAATGTTATGTACAGTACATTGTCATACTTGTCCTGGATAGCACTGAGTAATACATTATGATACAGGAGTCAGACCTGTGTAATACTTACAAATTAGAAAACCTAACAAGCTTTCAGTTACATCCACCCTCAAGATGTAGGCATTTAACATATATATGTATCATACAAAGTATGTCTCATACCTGCACTCTGCTCCAGCAAACTTGCACTTTCCTTCAAGAAAATATGGGCAAGGAACCATGGACCTATGAGTGGGATTCAGGAATAATACTCTGACCTAGaatttgaaatgaaaattaattttaataattgCTAACAAAAATAGATACGTACATATTTCACAGTAGCTTGTAATGTAGATGTATCGAGGACACACCCTTAGAGATGCCAagctcagaaaaaaaaagtaaacttCATCAGCTTCAAGTCAAGTTTTCAGAAATTTAATATAAACTTCATAAGTTTCCATTTTCTGCTCTtgctatttttatgttatgttCTATTTTGTAACTTTTGGCACTTTTATATGTACAATAACTTGTGATAAACAGATCCCCATTCAACTACCTCAGGGCATACTGTAAGGGGTGTTGAATTGATGACAAAATCTATTGCAAGTATCTTTTTCCCTTCCAAGGTTTTATTATATATTGCGTCACAAAAAGAGCAGACACAGATGATTGTCCATGCTCTCCATATTAAGTGGCAGTGTGTGAATTGCCTTCTTTAAAATGGCATTAAGTGAAAGGTAAAAAACTCCCTACAAAGTGTTTAGATAACAATAG from Nematostella vectensis chromosome 8, jaNemVect1.1, whole genome shotgun sequence encodes:
- the LOC125570103 gene encoding uncharacterized protein LOC125570103 — translated: MAFDCVPRAKLFEKLKAVGVTGRFLDIIQSMYSNDKSSVKIGSSITESFRCYAGVKQGCMISPTLFNFYLSDLPEKLNEKYRNDIDLNGVPLSCILYADDLVILSKSAKGLQEYLNSLEEYCKASELSINLDKTKVMIFNNTGKTMNNYRIFYGTKFLKWLLGVNRYCSSNACRAELGRFPLRRKAKCRAIKLWLKLSNNNGNNEKLSRKAFATISNYENKNFWHRKIKQILDLAGRSDIWLTDTNTPEATYSFLQQRLYDIEQQTWLSSIQNDNRKDQEQKNKLRTLRKFKLSHNLEDYLTDVKNIDHRIALTKFRLSNHKLAIETGRYEKPYKQPNERKCLVCQTGKVEDEEHFLLECPAYKDDRDNLLDFLKTHAGINVRHHANKENNFVRIMGLSRNENVNRRLAKHIFECMKAKNVKLDDYVR
- the LOC5510508 gene encoding zinc finger CCCH-type with G patch domain-containing protein — its product is MDEDVLKEAIEQYKQQIIQIQTVLESGQIEGRAELAKLKDDLTELIQVTEESLLSLKKSQLLQLLEQQESSHHDSGTPETDTKTSVDYRNSYVNDHTIDDNDDEDNDENIIGTKCRVAFTQEWGVKEHHNAMVFKLESIPLDEETVDQAKVRVLFLNPTHRSMVPCPYFLEGKCKFAGAECRFSHGYLVDVEHLKPFKEPDFSSVKAGQRCLARYSDGVWYNSTIKSIKHESHEFLIHYETYNTDATLPLDDIYPLGPEEVESDSESDSQSDTGDSSSSKAAIEQDDDVIRYAWKPTGALSSLGDWEQHTKGIGSKLMAKMGYIFGKGLGKDGEGRVEPIEVVVLPQGKSLDKCAELREKNKLKEPFKRKKKKLVVASTTSASQGKASDVFDFINHKLGHSKGSLHDLRVSHPGAKPDIRKTRKSADENTNWNIQLFKIHEEISSVKKQLNKQEEALQRHTTRDSRNKTIFTEKRDSVHNRLQELLKKEKKIQEKIHQKDQHRKLTVF